The nucleotide window AAACAATCGAGCTTAATTGCAGAAACTCACTTTACTCCTGCAAATCATAGCACCGAAGTGCAAAAAACAATAGAAAAACCTTCTCCCATCGCAACATTAAATTCAAACAAAATAGAAAATACATATTTGCAAAACGTTGATTTTTGCATGCCACAAAACGAATACCTTGCAATTTATGAAATTATAGAATTAAAAAATTCCTTAAGAAAAGAAAATGAGGAAACAATAAAAGAAGATGAAGAAAACAACAAAAACGAATGGCGCGAATGGGGAAAAGATTTTTTAGCAGGTAATTCAACGCTTAAAGACTTACCTCTAGATGTTGGAAAAATCACTAAAACAGGCTTATCGAAGTTAAATCAATATGCTTCTGAAAAATTTATGGTTAACCAAAATAATTAAAAAACACTTTGTAACTTTTCAAAACCTCAATACGTCATATTTCAAAAACAACAATACTATGAAAAAATTATTATTACTATCAATTTTATCTACAATTTTTTGCACTGCTTTTAGCCAAGTAAACCTTGAGCCATTCACTAAAATAAACGTGTCAGGTGTTACAACAATAACCATTGAAAATAGCGACTCCTATGCTATTGGATTTCCAGACAACATTATAGCTTCTAAATTAGAATATAATGTAGAAGATGGAACTTTATATCTAAAATCTATAGGAGAAGAAAAAAACTTGAGTGTCTATGCTCCATTAATTGAAGAAATAAACTCAAAAACCATCGTTAAAATTAAAACAAACAACACTTTTAAAACACCAACGCTTAAAATATTTTCAAATGGAGCATCAGAATACCAAATGAATTTGGAATGCGACAACCTGATTATAGAGGGCAAAGGAGCTTCCGACTTTAGACTAAAAGGCAATGTTAATTTTATGAGTGCAGAATTATCCGGTGCATCAAAATTAAATGCTTATGATTTAACGGTAAAATCAGCGAAAATAAACACAAGTGCTGCTGCCAAGGCTTATGTTTTTGTAACTGACACATTAGATGTAAACAGCACATCGGCTTCAGAAGTCAAATACAAAGGAAATCCAGCTTCTCTTAAGTTAATAAGTGAAGGAATTTCTCAAATAAATAACAAAAATTCTTTTTCAGAAAAAAAATATGGTTGTTTAGATGACGAAGCAGATACATGCACAAAAAATTCTAAGAAAAAATTTAATGGGCATCTTGCTGGAATAGACCTTCTTTTTAATAATTTCATGTCTTCTACAGGCAAACTTGGCAAAGCTCCAAACTATACATTTATGGAACCAAAGTTTTCAAAGTCATTTGGTGTACAAATAAATTTCCTAGAATTTAACTTACCAATTGCTAGAAGTGAAAAAATAGCTTTTGGGCTTACAACAGGCATGAGCT belongs to Bacteroidales bacterium and includes:
- a CDS encoding outer membrane beta-barrel protein, with the protein product MKKLLLLSILSTIFCTAFSQVNLEPFTKINVSGVTTITIENSDSYAIGFPDNIIASKLEYNVEDGTLYLKSIGEEKNLSVYAPLIEEINSKTIVKIKTNNTFKTPTLKIFSNGASEYQMNLECDNLIIEGKGASDFRLKGNVNFMSAELSGASKLNAYDLTVKSAKINTSAAAKAYVFVTDTLDVNSTSASEVKYKGNPASLKLISEGISQINNKNSFSEKKYGCLDDEADTCTKNSKKKFNGHLAGIDLLFNNFMSSTGKLGKAPNYTFMEPKFSKSFGVQINFLEFNLPIARSEKIAFGLTTGMSYNFLNYRLNAKTRLYEDSTILMAWQDTVNTCVKSKLAANYLSIPILFEINNYKNLHFSIGGFGGVRLFSHTKVVTKTNNDKEKIKQNGDFHLNPFRYGLTARIGFYNIDLTANYCLSEMFVKNEGPAVHPIEFGLSINF